The following are from one region of the Methanospirillum hungatei genome:
- a CDS encoding PP2C family serine/threonine-protein phosphatase, producing MKTRLVLKAGVSFSCNPMPDSGLNKFFACGASVAGTRHIRDLIPCEDAWAYDTCKDFLILAVADGLSSAEYGGKGAEIAVHSSIQAAVQSLRQVPGGDDENDSSVQEKPDCSDIVHKAIRSGRNDLITHAESEDIPLSSLATTILIALLSSEGVTCGHIGDGACAILSGNEVSLLSVPGNTEYANETAVLTQNNWEKSLRVSFGPGDAVLLATDGCQGALMRKENGQAAPYIPFISSLVRSLERFYQEGRDCNVEIEDLLSSSRMRALSSDDLTLAVGFLISGESA from the coding sequence TTGAAAACCCGGTTGGTCCTGAAGGCTGGGGTATCATTCAGTTGTAATCCTATGCCTGACTCAGGATTAAACAAATTTTTTGCATGTGGAGCCTCAGTCGCAGGAACCAGACATATCCGTGATCTAATTCCGTGTGAAGATGCCTGGGCTTATGATACCTGTAAAGACTTTCTTATTCTTGCTGTAGCAGATGGACTCTCTTCTGCAGAATATGGGGGAAAAGGAGCGGAAATTGCTGTACACTCCAGTATTCAGGCTGCTGTTCAGTCTCTCAGACAAGTACCTGGAGGAGACGACGAGAATGATTCTTCCGTACAAGAAAAGCCTGATTGTTCTGATATTGTTCATAAGGCTATTCGATCAGGGAGAAATGATCTCATTACTCATGCTGAATCAGAAGATATTCCCCTTTCATCCCTGGCAACGACTATTCTCATTGCCCTCCTCTCCAGTGAAGGAGTAACCTGTGGACATATCGGTGATGGTGCCTGTGCGATTTTATCTGGAAACGAGGTATCCCTGCTCTCTGTTCCGGGCAATACAGAATATGCAAATGAGACTGCTGTTCTGACTCAAAACAACTGGGAAAAATCTTTGCGGGTCTCTTTTGGACCTGGAGATGCTGTTCTTCTTGCAACCGACGGATGCCAGGGAGCACTGATGAGAAAAGAAAATGGTCAAGCAGCTCCGTATATACCATTTATTTCTTCTCTGGTACGATCCCTTGAGCGGTTTTATCAGGAAGGTCGGGACTGTAATGTTGAGATTGAGGATCTTTTGTCATCTTCACGGATGCGGGCATTATCTTCAGATGATCTAACGCTTGCGGTTGGCTTTTTGATTTCTGGTGAGTCTGCCTGA
- a CDS encoding vWA domain-containing protein, producing MGEDKLEDIVDIPYPQHPHCATVLVLDTSASMSGNKIAELNEGLRILTDELKEDDLAVKRIDLAVITFGKGVELVRPFTGMSEFEPPELVAGGYTPMGEAILEAIRIVEDRKAEYRRIGTDYYRPWVFLITDGQPTDMRKGDGKWEEVIHAVHGGEHDHKFLFWALGVDQANMILLREISPPGRTPLMLKEAKWADMFLWLSKSLSQISDSRIGEQISLENPVGPEGWGIIQL from the coding sequence ATGGGCGAAGATAAACTGGAAGATATCGTTGATATTCCATATCCGCAACATCCCCACTGTGCTACGGTTCTGGTCCTTGACACTTCTGCATCAATGTCAGGCAATAAAATTGCAGAGTTAAATGAAGGCCTCAGGATTCTCACCGATGAACTGAAAGAGGATGATTTAGCTGTAAAACGAATTGATCTTGCTGTTATTACTTTTGGGAAAGGTGTTGAACTTGTCAGGCCTTTTACGGGAATGTCTGAGTTTGAACCTCCAGAACTGGTGGCTGGTGGTTATACTCCGATGGGTGAGGCGATTCTTGAAGCGATCCGAATAGTAGAAGATAGAAAGGCTGAGTATCGCAGAATTGGGACCGATTATTACCGGCCATGGGTTTTTTTGATTACTGATGGTCAACCGACAGACATGCGAAAAGGTGATGGAAAATGGGAAGAGGTCATACATGCGGTCCATGGTGGAGAACATGATCATAAATTCTTGTTCTGGGCTCTTGGGGTTGATCAGGCAAATATGATCCTGCTTCGGGAGATTTCACCTCCGGGTCGGACTCCTCTTATGCTCAAGGAGGCAAAATGGGCTGATATGTTTTTATGGCTCTCAAAAAGCCTTTCCCAGATATCAGATTCCCGGATTGGTGAACAGATATCTCTTGAAAACCCGGTTGGTCCTGAAGGCTGGGGTATCATTCAGTTGTAA
- the hycI gene encoding hydrogenase maturation peptidase HycI, producing the protein MYLVLGVGNDLLGDDGVGPYVAEALHNSEWEVLNAGIVPENFIRPIRTRKPDIIVIVDAVDMGSAPGTIRIIPSEYIRDVGIGTHQMSLAYLIDQVSPWSKIYFIGIQPGCLDPDTPLTVPVRSAADSLITIIRSHDFDKVLVLGKEDAKEQD; encoded by the coding sequence GTGTATCTTGTTCTGGGAGTTGGAAATGATCTGCTTGGAGATGACGGTGTTGGTCCGTATGTTGCAGAGGCACTACATAATTCGGAATGGGAGGTATTAAATGCCGGAATTGTTCCGGAAAATTTCATTCGTCCGATCCGAACTCGGAAACCTGATATCATCGTGATAGTCGATGCGGTTGATATGGGATCTGCACCAGGCACTATCAGAATAATACCATCAGAGTATATCAGAGATGTAGGTATTGGGACACATCAGATGTCTCTCGCATACCTCATCGATCAGGTCTCACCATGGTCGAAGATATACTTTATCGGAATACAGCCAGGTTGCCTTGATCCAGATACACCGCTCACCGTGCCGGTTCGTTCTGCTGCAGATTCTCTCATAACCATCATCAGGTCACATGACTTTGACAAGGTATTAGTCCTGGGAAAAGAAGATGCAAAGGAACAAGATTGA
- a CDS encoding DEAD/DEAH box helicase, translated as MSVSGFLELVLENRRYSSHIAYIHKIPGKDAIYSSCPEVLPDRVKEWLFREGISLYSHQTEAIRAIAAGEDVILCTPTASGKTLSFLLPFLTIREQVRDATALAIYPAKALTRDQLRTIRDLEKSTGMQLDPAIYDGDTPQYDRPLIRSQAGLILTNPYELHQILPWHRQWSSFFSRLEYVILDEAHQYRGVFGSSMALLIRRLLRICDHYGSAPQFFLSSATLANPADFACQLTGREMTIIDTSGAPTGSRYFVLYNPYQEMAQPRSVYSESAEILSILVDSGLQSLCFTGSRRMTELVSVWTKNSLRQKSPEKMNSIAAYRAGYLPKERQELERNLKAGMMRGLVSTNALELGIDIGSLDAVILTGYPGTMMSVWQQAGRAGRSTADSLAILIAMQNPLDQFFMRHPTEFFARPHEHAIIDTKNPYILSGQLLCASSELPIQPESDIRWFGKGISGHLDALVENGLIARTPRGYVYTGRKRASELVSLSLISEVWTVEVKSRVIETLDVRQACREAHPGAVLIHQGERYIVASWDFDRHRILAMKEDPGYYTKVNQQTGIEIRERLMSREISAGTLFLGRVEVSELYHGYRRLIDEKTISTEPLSLEPITFETISVWIELSLAGMAAIGSDRDIGGSLHGTEHALIAMMPFHVLCDRWDLGGLSTTSSSECQGKPVIFIYDGYEGGIGLAERAYHIYEELCQSSESMVRECQCADGCPACIYSPKCGNDNQPLDKKGCLALLRTISS; from the coding sequence ATGAGCGTCTCCGGTTTTCTTGAGCTTGTCCTGGAGAACCGGCGGTACTCCAGCCATATTGCATATATTCATAAAATTCCCGGGAAAGATGCTATATATAGTTCGTGTCCTGAAGTTTTACCTGACCGGGTGAAAGAATGGTTGTTCAGGGAAGGGATTTCTCTTTACTCTCATCAGACCGAAGCCATCAGGGCAATCGCAGCAGGGGAGGATGTTATTCTCTGTACCCCGACGGCATCAGGAAAAACGCTTTCTTTTCTGTTACCATTTCTTACCATCCGGGAACAGGTACGGGATGCAACCGCTCTTGCCATTTATCCGGCAAAAGCTCTGACCCGTGACCAGCTCAGGACCATCAGGGATCTTGAGAAATCAACCGGGATGCAGCTTGATCCGGCGATTTATGACGGGGATACTCCTCAGTATGATCGGCCACTGATACGATCCCAGGCTGGTTTAATCCTGACAAACCCGTACGAACTGCATCAGATCCTCCCGTGGCACCGGCAATGGTCATCATTTTTTTCAAGACTGGAGTATGTCATTCTTGATGAGGCTCACCAGTACCGGGGGGTATTTGGTAGCAGTATGGCCCTTCTCATCCGACGGTTGCTCCGGATTTGTGATCATTATGGTTCAGCCCCACAGTTTTTTCTCTCGTCAGCAACCCTTGCAAATCCCGCAGATTTTGCGTGCCAATTGACCGGAAGAGAGATGACGATAATTGATACCAGTGGTGCTCCGACCGGGTCACGGTATTTTGTTTTGTATAACCCATACCAGGAGATGGCACAACCCCGATCAGTTTATTCAGAGAGTGCAGAAATACTCTCCATCCTGGTTGATTCAGGTCTTCAGTCTCTCTGCTTTACTGGATCTCGACGGATGACTGAACTGGTCTCTGTTTGGACCAAAAACAGTCTTCGTCAAAAATCCCCTGAGAAGATGAACAGTATTGCTGCATATCGGGCTGGGTATCTCCCAAAAGAGAGGCAGGAACTGGAGCGGAACCTGAAAGCCGGAATGATGAGAGGGCTGGTCTCGACAAATGCCCTTGAACTTGGGATCGATATTGGATCACTTGACGCGGTTATTTTAACCGGCTATCCAGGAACGATGATGTCTGTCTGGCAGCAGGCCGGACGAGCCGGGAGATCAACAGCGGATTCGCTTGCTATACTCATTGCGATGCAAAATCCCCTGGATCAGTTCTTTATGAGGCATCCAACGGAATTTTTTGCCCGTCCCCACGAACATGCAATTATTGATACAAAAAACCCCTACATCCTGTCAGGACAACTGCTCTGTGCCTCATCAGAACTTCCCATTCAGCCCGAATCAGATATCCGGTGGTTTGGAAAAGGGATTTCAGGACACCTTGATGCTCTCGTTGAGAATGGTCTTATTGCCAGGACACCACGGGGATATGTCTACACCGGGAGAAAACGGGCAAGTGAATTGGTCTCTCTCTCCCTGATAAGTGAGGTCTGGACAGTTGAAGTAAAAAGCCGGGTAATAGAGACCCTTGATGTCAGACAGGCATGCAGAGAGGCTCATCCGGGTGCGGTTCTGATTCACCAGGGTGAACGCTACATCGTTGCCAGCTGGGATTTTGACCGCCACCGGATCCTTGCGATGAAAGAGGATCCCGGATATTACACCAAGGTAAATCAACAAACCGGGATCGAGATACGGGAACGGCTCATGAGTCGGGAAATTTCCGCAGGCACCTTGTTTCTCGGTCGGGTTGAAGTGTCTGAATTGTATCATGGATACCGGCGGCTTATTGATGAAAAGACGATCTCAACCGAACCGCTCTCACTTGAACCCATAACCTTTGAGACTATATCTGTATGGATTGAACTTTCTTTGGCAGGAATGGCAGCAATTGGATCAGATCGGGACATCGGAGGCTCTCTGCATGGTACAGAACATGCCCTGATCGCGATGATGCCATTTCATGTACTCTGTGATAGGTGGGATCTTGGAGGATTATCTACAACAAGTTCTTCAGAATGTCAGGGAAAACCGGTTATCTTTATTTATGACGGATATGAGGGTGGTATTGGTCTAGCAGAGCGTGCATATCATATTTATGAAGAGCTCTGCCAGTCATCAGAGTCCATGGTTCGCGAATGTCAATGTGCAGATGGATGTCCTGCCTGTATTTACTCACCGAAATGTGGGAATGATAACCAGCCGCTTGATAAAAAGGGCTGTCTGGCTCTTCTCAGAACTATCTCATCTTAG
- a CDS encoding ribonuclease H-like domain-containing protein: MAGADLAGIGRRWQERIAAAPEYTVVPHDNVFRLGLNRYPVKESVFFEKNYLLSRLCREYEGTYLEDCLPGEEYTNQEGLYYVLHSRFSAPLMDTSITELDRLFRKELTLVRGIGPAMSVRLRNRGCKTLEDLAMQRKFRPLACSVLEVLEREPVDICRLLTARKGASHPLTLLTSGLFKPESFRFVDIETLGIFGRPLILIGLGFFKDGQFQVKQYLLRDFGEEAPALCAFLDEIPDDAVFVSFNGRSFDIPYIADRLAYYGLPPLPSVPHFDLLHPSRRLWKYTIPDCRLGTLESRILQITRDDDLPGALVPEWYCRYMQTHNPGPLVPIVEHNRQDVVSLAFLLTRLVREWYERLRFS, translated from the coding sequence ATGGCAGGGGCAGATCTCGCAGGTATAGGAAGACGGTGGCAGGAACGAATAGCAGCAGCACCTGAATACACTGTCGTCCCTCATGATAATGTATTCAGACTTGGTCTGAACCGATATCCGGTAAAAGAATCTGTGTTTTTTGAAAAAAATTATTTATTATCCAGACTTTGTCGTGAATATGAAGGAACCTATCTTGAGGATTGTCTGCCTGGTGAGGAATATACAAACCAGGAAGGATTATATTATGTCCTTCATTCCCGGTTTTCTGCCCCCCTGATGGATACCAGTATCACGGAACTTGACAGACTCTTCCGAAAAGAACTCACACTTGTCCGGGGAATCGGACCGGCCATGTCTGTCAGACTCAGAAACCGGGGGTGTAAAACACTTGAAGATCTTGCAATGCAACGAAAGTTCCGACCTTTGGCATGTAGTGTCCTTGAGGTCTTGGAACGGGAGCCGGTGGATATCTGCCGGTTACTTACAGCACGAAAAGGTGCATCTCATCCCCTTACCCTCTTGACATCCGGTCTTTTTAAACCTGAATCTTTCAGATTTGTTGATATTGAAACACTGGGGATTTTTGGCCGGCCACTTATTCTTATAGGACTTGGGTTTTTTAAAGATGGACAGTTCCAGGTCAAACAATATCTTTTGCGGGATTTTGGTGAGGAAGCTCCGGCACTGTGTGCATTTCTTGATGAGATTCCGGATGATGCGGTTTTTGTAAGTTTTAACGGGAGAAGTTTTGATATCCCTTATATTGCAGACCGCCTTGCCTATTACGGCCTTCCACCACTTCCATCTGTTCCCCATTTCGATCTGCTTCATCCCTCACGAAGGCTGTGGAAATATACCATTCCTGACTGCAGGCTTGGTACACTTGAGAGCAGAATACTACAGATTACCCGAGATGATGACCTGCCCGGAGCCCTGGTTCCGGAATGGTACTGCCGGTATATGCAGACACATAATCCCGGCCCCCTGGTTCCGATTGTCGAACACAACCGGCAGGATGTCGTAAGTCTTGCCTTCCTTCTTACCAGGCTTGTCCGGGAATGGTATGAGCGTCTCCGGTTTTCTTGA
- a CDS encoding flavodoxin family protein produces MRKSPVTVIGLMGSPRRHGNTEQLLDRFLEGAADAGGNVEKVLLSKLAYSSCKGCNACHKTGNCIMDDDARVLYDRLLTADCIVVSSPIYTMGITTELKSFIDRAHYLWVRFFKMGSHIISPDEKTLRRGYFLSTAGMDQDDVFDTAFPMMRALFNILGFTHCTGVLARNMDGYGGITGHPTALIDAYRIGTEAVTGISEEKPCKDRIKK; encoded by the coding sequence ATGAGAAAATCCCCGGTCACGGTGATCGGTCTTATGGGAAGTCCAAGGCGTCATGGAAATACCGAGCAATTGTTGGACCGGTTCTTAGAAGGAGCTGCTGATGCCGGCGGTAATGTTGAGAAGGTACTGTTATCGAAGCTTGCCTACTCATCATGTAAAGGGTGTAATGCATGTCATAAAACCGGCAACTGTATCATGGATGATGATGCCCGGGTATTATATGACCGACTCCTAACCGCAGACTGTATCGTGGTAAGTTCTCCGATTTACACGATGGGGATTACAACCGAGCTGAAATCATTTATTGATCGCGCTCATTATCTCTGGGTCCGGTTTTTTAAAATGGGCAGTCATATCATCAGCCCTGATGAAAAAACCCTCCGCAGGGGATATTTTCTCTCTACTGCCGGTATGGACCAGGATGATGTTTTTGATACTGCTTTTCCGATGATGCGAGCTCTTTTTAACATCCTGGGATTTACTCACTGTACTGGTGTTCTTGCCAGAAATATGGATGGATATGGGGGCATCACTGGACATCCAACTGCTCTCATTGATGCCTATCGGATAGGAACCGAGGCTGTAACGGGAATCTCTGAAGAAAAACCCTGTAAGGATCGAATAAAAAAATAG
- a CDS encoding flavodoxin family protein, giving the protein MKPIRVLAIAGSPRRHGNSEMLLDWVIEEMKHDPSVRVSKIVLTDADIQPCRGCNACEKLNYCVQHDGMDALHDQIIEADCIILSSPIYCMSICAQAKALVDRAQVFRSRKYVLHLPVVPPERVGKRFGLFLSTAGQDWDYVFDAAIPVVKCFFHVIDVKNKDLSYLMIRNVDEKGAIATHPTAKSEAARISQNLVAMMKERLS; this is encoded by the coding sequence ATGAAACCGATCCGAGTGCTTGCAATCGCCGGGAGTCCCCGGCGTCATGGCAACTCTGAGATGCTTCTTGACTGGGTTATTGAAGAGATGAAACATGATCCGTCTGTTCGTGTATCAAAGATTGTCCTGACAGATGCTGATATTCAGCCCTGCCGAGGGTGTAATGCCTGCGAAAAACTCAATTATTGTGTACAACATGACGGGATGGATGCTCTTCATGATCAGATAATTGAAGCAGACTGCATTATTCTTTCATCACCGATTTATTGTATGAGCATCTGTGCCCAGGCAAAAGCACTCGTTGACCGTGCCCAGGTCTTCAGGTCACGGAAATATGTCTTACATCTCCCGGTGGTCCCTCCTGAGCGGGTAGGAAAACGATTCGGACTGTTTTTGTCAACAGCAGGGCAGGACTGGGATTATGTGTTTGATGCTGCAATTCCTGTCGTAAAATGCTTTTTTCATGTGATAGATGTGAAAAACAAAGACCTTTCATATCTCATGATCAGGAATGTGGATGAGAAAGGGGCGATAGCTACGCATCCTACCGCGAAGAGTGAGGCTGCCCGGATATCACAGAACCTGGTTGCGATGATGAAGGAGCGGCTTTCATGA
- a CDS encoding peroxiredoxin, with the protein MCYEEEECDCVGFPVLGEPAPDFEAVTTHGKLKLSDLKGKWVVLFSHPADFTPVCTTEFIAFTEAADEFKALNTQLIGLSIDSVHSHLAWVMNVKEKMGVEIPFPIIADLDMNVASRYGMIHPGQSSTAAVRAVFFIDDKGILRAMIYYPLSNGRYIPEVIRLLKALQTTDKAGVATPANWQPGDKVVVPAPATTEDAKVRLTQGYECKDWYLCFKKL; encoded by the coding sequence ATGTGTTATGAAGAAGAAGAATGTGACTGTGTCGGGTTCCCGGTGCTTGGAGAACCTGCTCCGGATTTCGAAGCGGTTACAACTCATGGAAAACTGAAACTATCAGACCTGAAAGGCAAATGGGTGGTGCTCTTTTCGCATCCTGCTGATTTCACTCCGGTCTGTACGACTGAGTTTATTGCCTTTACTGAAGCTGCTGATGAGTTTAAAGCATTAAATACCCAGTTAATTGGCCTTTCCATTGACAGTGTTCATTCCCACCTGGCCTGGGTAATGAATGTCAAGGAGAAGATGGGGGTTGAAATTCCCTTCCCGATTATTGCAGACCTTGACATGAATGTTGCTTCACGATATGGGATGATTCATCCAGGGCAGAGTTCTACAGCGGCAGTCAGAGCTGTATTTTTCATCGATGACAAGGGTATTTTACGGGCAATGATCTATTACCCGCTGAGCAATGGCCGGTATATTCCAGAAGTTATCCGGCTTTTAAAGGCGCTTCAGACAACAGACAAAGCTGGTGTTGCAACTCCGGCAAACTGGCAGCCTGGTGATAAAGTAGTGGTTCCGGCTCCGGCTACTACTGAAGATGCAAAGGTTCGTCTGACTCAGGGATATGAGTGTAAAGACTGGTATCTCTGCTTTAAAAAACTCTAA
- a CDS encoding carboxymuconolactone decarboxylase family protein gives MSSGMDDLEKKIGKVPKIFKKLAETDPDMHEMILRLDQYIWDDGALSRKTKKLIAIAIATSMRDQHAIKAQMVGAKSLGVTKDEVEEALRVAYLLAGMPAYVNGKVIEEEVM, from the coding sequence ATGAGCTCCGGAATGGATGATCTCGAGAAGAAGATCGGCAAAGTTCCAAAGATATTCAAAAAACTTGCTGAAACCGATCCTGATATGCATGAGATGATTCTTCGTTTAGATCAGTATATCTGGGATGACGGGGCATTGTCTCGAAAAACAAAAAAGCTCATCGCGATTGCAATTGCCACGTCCATGCGGGATCAGCACGCAATCAAGGCTCAGATGGTTGGTGCAAAATCTTTGGGTGTAACCAAGGATGAGGTCGAAGAAGCGCTCCGCGTTGCGTATCTTCTGGCTGGAATGCCGGCCTATGTAAATGGAAAAGTGATCGAAGAGGAGGTCATGTGA
- a CDS encoding desulfoferrodoxin FeS4 iron-binding domain-containing protein, whose amino-acid sequence MVNVSDEGQVFECEICGNVVKVLEVGGGELICCGEPMVLQG is encoded by the coding sequence ATGGTAAATGTATCTGATGAAGGACAGGTTTTTGAGTGTGAAATCTGCGGAAACGTCGTAAAAGTCCTGGAAGTCGGAGGCGGAGAACTTATCTGCTGTGGTGAACCGATGGTTCTGCAGGGGTAA
- a CDS encoding zinc ribbon-containing protein, whose protein sequence is MVKTVTEQKKAKAGEKVGPGKYVCIDCGKSLEFTEAEQDLRKCPACACEMYDCFPMTHIREDVKTPEDAINPPKR, encoded by the coding sequence ATGGTGAAAACCGTGACCGAACAAAAAAAGGCAAAGGCTGGTGAAAAGGTCGGCCCGGGTAAATACGTTTGTATTGATTGTGGAAAATCACTTGAATTTACCGAGGCTGAACAGGATTTGCGAAAATGCCCCGCATGTGCCTGTGAAATGTATGATTGCTTCCCCATGACCCACATTCGTGAGGATGTGAAGACTCCAGAGGATGCAATCAACCCACCAAAACGGTAA
- a CDS encoding flavodoxin family protein has protein sequence MKPQVLALLGSPLPEGNTAKLLKQAIAGAEKAGCEVTLIDVPSLEFSSCREMYYCKEQGSCIMEDDMKKMYPLLKSMDSLIIATPVMTMGVPGHLKSFFDRCQVFYCAKYIRSDPLIPKEKRKTRKTLLLSISGMNLPNNFDGIKISTLAFCDILDCRLADELLIRDMDNKVDLDQYPDLLKEAFDKGFALGSALTKNS, from the coding sequence ATGAAACCACAGGTCCTTGCGCTTCTGGGAAGCCCGCTCCCTGAAGGAAATACTGCAAAACTTCTCAAACAAGCGATTGCCGGAGCAGAAAAAGCAGGTTGTGAAGTAACGCTCATTGATGTGCCATCACTTGAATTCTCATCATGCAGGGAGATGTATTACTGCAAGGAGCAGGGTTCCTGCATCATGGAAGATGATATGAAAAAGATGTATCCTCTTTTAAAATCCATGGATAGTCTCATCATCGCAACGCCGGTCATGACAATGGGAGTTCCCGGCCATTTAAAATCATTCTTTGATAGATGTCAGGTATTTTACTGTGCAAAATATATCCGTAGCGATCCCCTCATTCCAAAAGAAAAAAGAAAAACCCGAAAGACACTTCTGTTATCGATCAGTGGAATGAACCTGCCGAATAATTTTGATGGTATCAAAATCTCGACCCTTGCATTTTGTGATATTCTGGACTGCCGGCTGGCTGATGAACTGCTCATCAGGGATATGGATAATAAAGTAGACCTTGACCAATACCCGGATCTTCTAAAAGAAGCATTTGATAAAGGATTCGCCCTTGGTTCAGCACTTACCAAAAACTCATGA
- the radC gene encoding RadC family protein, whose amino-acid sequence MPPKRMNEIDPCDRPREKIAQKGAQALKDEELIAIILDNGNKNCDVFSISRKVAELMEKNNLPSYETLLNIKGIGPAKSSRLIACFELARRYGTPDILDPIRISEPEDILQIPEVIDIGHKLQEHFLCITLNGASEVIMARIITMGLLNHSLVHPREVFADAITDRAAAIICVHNHPSGNPEPSQADITVTKQLCEAGTILGIQLLDHIIITKGGVNSLRSLGYL is encoded by the coding sequence ATGCCTCCCAAACGGATGAATGAGATCGATCCCTGTGACCGGCCAAGAGAAAAGATCGCACAAAAAGGTGCACAAGCATTAAAGGACGAAGAACTCATTGCGATAATTCTGGATAATGGCAACAAAAATTGTGATGTTTTCTCCATCTCGCGAAAAGTTGCTGAGCTTATGGAAAAAAACAATCTCCCGTCTTATGAAACACTTCTTAATATTAAAGGGATTGGACCTGCGAAATCATCACGGCTAATCGCATGCTTTGAGTTGGCCCGTCGATACGGTACTCCTGATATTCTGGATCCGATAAGAATATCTGAGCCCGAAGATATTTTACAGATACCTGAAGTCATAGATATCGGACATAAACTTCAGGAACATTTTCTGTGTATTACCCTGAATGGGGCATCTGAAGTAATCATGGCAAGGATAATAACGATGGGTCTTTTAAATCATAGTTTAGTCCATCCGCGTGAGGTTTTTGCAGATGCTATCACTGACCGGGCAGCAGCCATAATCTGCGTTCATAATCATCCGTCCGGAAATCCTGAACCAAGTCAGGCAGATATTACTGTAACAAAACAGCTTTGTGAGGCTGGAACAATCCTTGGTATCCAACTCCTGGATCATATCATCATAACGAAAGGAGGGGTAAACTCCCTCCGGTCCCTTGGATATCTGTAA
- a CDS encoding rubrerythrin family protein yields the protein MATKDNLMAGFAGESQANRKYASFSEKAAEEGFPKVATLFKAASLAEEIHARRHLQVYGIPSTLENLKASIEGETEEFTEMYPGFIKESQAEGNEDATRSFTFAMKAEQVHAGLYEKALAAVKDGKDLEVSKVYLCPVCGNVALESAPGACPICGVPGKKFLEVTL from the coding sequence ATGGCGACAAAAGACAATCTTATGGCAGGGTTTGCCGGAGAGTCTCAGGCAAACCGAAAATATGCATCATTTTCAGAAAAAGCAGCAGAAGAAGGATTTCCGAAAGTAGCCACCCTCTTTAAAGCTGCATCACTTGCAGAAGAGATTCATGCCCGGCGTCACCTGCAGGTGTATGGAATCCCCTCCACCCTTGAAAATCTGAAAGCATCAATTGAAGGTGAAACTGAAGAATTTACCGAGATGTATCCAGGATTTATCAAGGAATCGCAGGCTGAAGGGAATGAAGATGCAACCCGTTCATTCACATTTGCCATGAAAGCTGAACAGGTTCATGCCGGACTGTATGAAAAAGCTCTTGCAGCAGTAAAAGATGGAAAAGATCTCGAGGTTTCAAAGGTGTATCTCTGTCCTGTCTGTGGAAACGTTGCTCTTGAATCAGCTCCAGGGGCCTGTCCTATCTGTGGTGTTCCGGGTAAAAAATTCCTGGAAGTTACCCTCTAA
- a CDS encoding DUF2493 domain-containing protein has product MKKLIVSGLRTCKRKDIVFTEISKYIAEIGGVDEIISGGMEGVDLLAKEYAQENGIKHVEFVPDWQSHINAASFIRDARMVEYGTHLLVLSNGISKESLNLIEEARKNRLTIKTIGVFKGMSEQETGYAGAYPGTFY; this is encoded by the coding sequence ATGAAGAAACTCATCGTTTCAGGACTTCGAACCTGTAAACGGAAAGATATCGTCTTTACTGAGATCTCAAAATATATTGCAGAGATTGGTGGCGTAGACGAGATCATTTCCGGAGGTATGGAGGGCGTTGACCTTCTGGCCAAGGAATATGCACAAGAAAATGGAATCAAACATGTGGAGTTTGTGCCAGACTGGCAAAGCCATATAAATGCGGCAAGTTTCATCCGGGACGCCCGGATGGTTGAATATGGGACACACCTGCTTGTCCTGTCAAACGGAATCAGCAAGGAATCATTAAACCTCATCGAAGAGGCACGTAAAAACCGCCTCACCATTAAGACGATCGGCGTATTCAAAGGAATGTCTGAACAGGAAACAGGGTACGCCGGAGCATACCCCGGAACATTCTACTAA